A stretch of the Mesotoga sp. UBA6090 genome encodes the following:
- a CDS encoding asparagine synthase-related protein, whose amino-acid sequence MSGIAVFHGGAREMTEEALSFLAHRGSRTKVLDTDRQIAMGAVMSNAFGGNMNVFEGRGEYVIFDGILKNHFDAPWPEKILSLYKKYGNRFIDRLDGSFAFAVHTARETLIARDPLGLKPLYYCDIDGAIACASELKGLAPFCSEVKIFPPGHYFSSIEGFKKYSSLEDLLTDEPDVGSEEEAAELLRNSLEEAVENRLSAIKSDTIVFLSGGLDSSCIAAVASSLNGSLRTFTVGSGDGEDPEFAREVSGYLGTDHREYTYDFEEMLEVLPEVIYHLESFDPPLVRSAIPNYLVSKLAAEEGSSFVFMGEGADELFAGYEYMKDLPTAESIDKESLRITRNGYRSGFQRNDRMSLAFGIEFDVPFMDPSVVNLAFSIPVDWKIHGPEKTEKWILRKAFESELPESVVWRKKSKFSVGSGSSHLMKEYAEEKISDSEFETERQEKGIRSKEELLYYRIFDDLFPSGSAAETVYRS is encoded by the coding sequence ATGAGCGGAATTGCTGTCTTCCATGGGGGCGCGAGAGAAATGACCGAAGAGGCGCTTTCTTTCCTCGCCCATAGGGGAAGCCGTACAAAGGTCCTCGATACAGACCGGCAAATTGCTATGGGGGCCGTGATGAGCAATGCATTTGGCGGTAATATGAATGTCTTTGAAGGACGGGGAGAGTACGTCATTTTTGACGGTATACTCAAGAACCACTTCGACGCACCCTGGCCGGAGAAGATACTGAGTCTTTACAAGAAGTACGGGAATCGATTCATAGATAGACTGGACGGTTCTTTCGCCTTCGCTGTTCATACAGCTAGAGAAACTCTGATCGCCCGAGACCCCCTTGGCCTTAAGCCTCTTTACTACTGTGACATAGATGGAGCAATCGCATGCGCATCTGAACTGAAAGGACTGGCTCCTTTCTGCAGCGAGGTGAAGATCTTTCCGCCAGGTCACTACTTCTCTTCTATCGAAGGCTTCAAGAAGTACTCTTCTCTAGAAGACTTGCTTACTGATGAACCCGATGTTGGAAGCGAGGAAGAGGCAGCCGAATTGCTGCGGAATTCTCTTGAAGAGGCCGTTGAAAACAGGCTCTCGGCAATCAAGTCCGACACTATAGTCTTTTTGAGCGGAGGCCTGGACAGCAGCTGCATAGCGGCGGTGGCGAGTTCTCTTAATGGATCGTTGAGAACATTTACGGTGGGAAGCGGAGACGGAGAGGATCCGGAATTTGCAAGGGAGGTTTCAGGATATCTCGGTACGGACCACAGGGAGTACACTTACGATTTCGAAGAGATGCTTGAGGTACTGCCGGAAGTGATCTATCATCTCGAGTCGTTCGATCCTCCCTTAGTAAGGAGTGCGATTCCAAATTATCTAGTCTCGAAGCTGGCCGCCGAAGAAGGAAGTTCCTTCGTCTTCATGGGAGAAGGCGCAGATGAACTCTTCGCCGGCTATGAGTATATGAAGGATCTCCCTACGGCAGAATCGATAGATAAGGAGTCACTAAGGATTACTAGAAACGGTTATCGTTCGGGCTTTCAGCGCAATGACAGGATGTCCTTAGCGTTTGGAATCGAGTTCGACGTACCGTTCATGGACCCTTCAGTTGTGAATCTCGCATTCTCAATTCCCGTCGATTGGAAAATCCACGGGCCGGAAAAGACCGAGAAGTGGATTCTCAGAAAGGCGTTCGAGAGCGAACTTCCCGAAAGTGTCGTATGGCGAAAAAAGAGTAAGTTCAGCGTTGGCTCAGGCTCATCGCATCTAATGAAGGAATATGCTGAAGAGAAAATCAGCGACTCCGAATTCGAGACTGAAAGGCAAGAGAAAGGAATTAGGTCGAAGGAAGAGCTTCTTTATTACCGTATATTCGACGACTTGTTCCCTTCCGGAAGCGCCGCAGAAACAGTTTACAGAAGCTGA
- a CDS encoding homoserine kinase, with protein sequence MRLRAPATTANMGSGFDVMGMALKLHNTVQFEKANRLKVLSIGRYGREIEEAQQIFGNAIERFEKATGKMVPGVQIIQECNIPPARGLGSSAAAIASALFIANIMTGGSIPIRTLLQIGTEIEGHPDNIVPCMLGGLVVSYYDSERLDYEKFEMTNERLTFLVPEFKLSTDEMREALPESIPFRDAVSNLKNVSQFISKIAKGNLTEAFRYTQDSIHQIHRIDSDPRMKELISCIEERHPNFWFVSGSGSSVCCDLEDVEGLPYLEAVIRTSPANEPFIVGL encoded by the coding sequence ATGAGACTGAGAGCACCGGCCACAACGGCAAATATGGGAAGCGGCTTCGATGTAATGGGCATGGCGCTGAAGCTCCACAATACCGTTCAGTTTGAGAAGGCGAATCGACTTAAGGTTCTATCGATTGGCAGATATGGAAGGGAAATAGAAGAGGCACAACAGATTTTCGGAAATGCTATAGAGAGATTTGAGAAGGCCACAGGAAAGATGGTGCCGGGAGTTCAGATAATTCAGGAGTGCAATATCCCGCCGGCTCGCGGCCTGGGTTCAAGTGCAGCAGCGATCGCCTCAGCTCTGTTTATAGCGAACATCATGACCGGCGGAAGTATTCCCATAAGGACGCTTCTCCAGATCGGAACGGAGATCGAAGGCCATCCCGACAACATCGTTCCTTGTATGCTCGGAGGGCTTGTAGTCTCTTACTATGACAGCGAAAGACTTGATTATGAAAAATTTGAAATGACTAATGAAAGGCTGACATTTCTTGTGCCTGAATTCAAACTTTCCACAGACGAGATGAGAGAGGCGCTTCCTGAATCAATTCCCTTCAGGGACGCGGTAAGCAACCTAAAGAATGTCTCTCAGTTCATCTCGAAGATTGCCAAAGGCAATCTGACCGAAGCTTTCAGATATACTCAAGACAGTATCCACCAGATCCACAGAATAGACAGCGACCCCAGAATGAAAGAGCTAATTAGCTGCATCGAAGAAAGGCACCCGAATTTCTGGTTTGTGAGCGGTTCCGGCTCGTCGGTATGCTGCGATCTGGAAGATGTTGAAGGGCTTCCTTACCTGGAAGCTGTAATAAGAACATCACCCGCGAACGAACCGTTTATTGTCGGATTGTGA